A genome region from Panicum virgatum strain AP13 chromosome 4K, P.virgatum_v5, whole genome shotgun sequence includes the following:
- the LOC120702124 gene encoding berberine bridge enzyme-like Cyn d 4: MEIQSYSGGCFPEVGMNSSHCREMSWIESVLYVYMGSGQPIPVTDLRNRTTSMDTSNKVTSDYVRRAIPRDVWAEIFGWLSKPDPGIMILDPYGGAIYAVPEAATLFPHRGGMLYNIYYMNYWAVSSDGEPNVRWIRDLYAFMAPYVSKNPREAYFNYRDLDLGRNVVVGNVSSYEAGKVWGEKYFKGNYERLALAKGKIDPDNYFWNEQSIPPLVHESNFPY, encoded by the exons ATGGAGATCCAGAGCTA TAGTGGCGGCTGCTTCCCGGAGGTTGGGATGAACAGCTCGCACTGCCGGGAGATGAGTTGGATCGAGTCCGTGCTCTACGTCTACATGGGCAGCGGCCAGCCCATCCCCGTGACGGACCTGCGGAACCGGACCACCTCCATGGACACCTCCAACAAGGTGACGTCTGACTACGTCCGGCGAGCCATCCCCCGCGACGTGTGGGCGGAGATCTTCGGCTGGCTCTCCAAGCCTGACCCGGGGATCATGATCCTAGACCCCTACGGCGGAGCGATCTACGCTGTGCCAGAGGCGGCGACACTGTTCCCGCACCGCGGCGGCATGCTGTACAACATCTATTACATGAACTACTGGGCCGTCAGCAGCGACGGGGAGCCGAACGTGAGGTGGATCAGGGACCTGTACGCGTTCATGGCGCCATACGTGAGCAAGAACCCGAGGGAGGCCTACTTCAACTACAGGGACCTCGACCTGGGGAGGAACGTCGTCGTGGGCAACGTCAGCAGCTACGAGGCAGGCAAGGTCTGGGGCGAGAAGTACTTCAAGGGAAACTACGAGAGGCTCGCTCTGGCCAAGGGCAAGATCGACCCTGACAACTACTTCTGGAACGAGCAGAGCATCCCGCCACTTgtgcatgaatcgaattttccctattAG